Genomic DNA from Atribacterota bacterium:
AGAAAACCCTATCTTGATATATCTACCAAGTTAGAAGCAACTGACCGTTATATTAGCTGGCAGGAAGCCCAGGAGATAACTAAGGTTCCACATCGGAAAATAGCGGAGATAAATTCAATAACTCTAAGAATTAATAAGATGATTAGTAAAGAAGTACAAAAAATAAGCCTTAAAAATGAAGATGGTAAGTTTGAATTTGCTCTGGATAATGAACAGAATGTTGTTTTGGTTGATGTAGTGGGTACTATGGATGAATGCCGTTTTACCTATCGTGGAATGCCAGTTAGCAAGGAGATTATCCGTCTTTATTACCGTCAGAGCGATTGGTATCAAGATGTTGTTAAAGCCAAAGAAAAAGATCCTGCTAATTGGAAAAAATACGTAAAACAAAAACCACAACCACTACCTTCCAAATTAAAATTGTTTCTATCCATTTTGTACTGTGCTTTTGCCAATGAAATAACCGGTAAAAAATGGTTTAAAGATATCCCTCGTTTGCCTGATGCCTTACAGGAAATCTATGATTTTATCAAAAATTCAATAAATTAATAATGGTTGTAAATTAAGGATTATATTTATATGTGTTGGTATGTAAGAATTCATATCAAATTAAAAAAGGATGTTCTTGATGCCCAGGGTAAGGCAACTTATAAAGCTCTCCTGGCTTTAGGATTTCACAACGTTCAGGATGTCAGGATCGGTAAATTGATTGAATTACAAATAGAAAACAATTCCAGGACTGAAGTAGAAATACAGGTTAAGGATATGTGCCAGAGGCTATTGGCTAATCCCGTTATTGAAGATTATGTTTATACCATAGAGGAATATTAAATGAAATTTGGTGTAGTTCAGTTTCCCGGTTCAAATTGTGATTATGATTGTTATTATTCCTTAAAATATATTTTAAAGGTTCCCACTGGATTGCTTTGGCATAAAGAGACAAATATTACTGGTTATGATTGTATTGTCCTGCCAGGGGGATTTTCGTATGGTGATTATTTAAGAGTTGGGGCAATAGCCCGTTATGCTCCTGTTATGAGATCCATTCTGGATTTTGCCAGAGAAGGTGGTCTGGTGATAGGTATTTGTAATGGCTTTCAAATTTTGACTGAAGCGAGACTATTGCCAGGTTCTTTAATAAGGAATAATTGTCTTCATTTTACCTGTAAATGGCAGTATATTCGTGTGGAAAACATCAATACACCTGTTACCAACTTGTGCCAAAAAGAACAAGTATTAAAGATACCTATTGCTCATGGTGAAGGCTGCTATTATGCTGATCAAAATACGATAGATGAAATAGAGGCGAATAATCAGGTTTTGTTTCGTTACTGTAGCAATCAAGGGAAAATTACTCAAGAAGCGAATCCCAATGGTTCCCTATATAATATTGCTGGAATTTGTAATAAGGGAAGAAATATTTTCGGTCTGATGCCACATCCGGAAAGATGTATGGAAGATTGCTTGGGTTCAATAGATGGTCGTCTTATATTTAAGTCTGTGATAAATTATTTAAGAATGGATATCTTTCCTCTAAATAACTGTGGTAACAGGAGTACTCATCTATGCCAAAGTTGAAACAGAATAAAATATGGCAGAAGTGGAGTCTAACCATTGATGAATATCAATTAATATGTCAGGCTCTAGGGCGTGAGCCCAATGAACTGGAAATGGGTATTTTTGCGGTCATGTGGAGTGAGCACTGCAGTTATAAAAGTACCAAAGCTTTGTTGAAAAAATTACCAAGCAAAGCTCCTTGGGTGATTCAGGGACCGGGAGAGAATGCAGGCATAATTGATATTGGTGAAGAAATTTTAGTAGTCATGAAGATGGAAAGCCATAATCACCCTTCAGCGGTTGAACCGTTTCAGGGTGCTGCCACCGGAGTAGGTGGTATTCTGCGGGATATTTTTACCATGGGTGCCAGACCTATTGCTCTTCTGGATTCCCTTCGTTTTGGTGATTTTCAAAAAGATTTAACACAATATTTATATAATGGTGTAATAGGAGGTATTTCCTTTTATGGAAATTGTATTGGAGTACCTACTGTCGGTGGAGAAACTGTCTTTTCAGAAAGTTATCAAGGGAATATCTTAGTAAATGTAATGTGTGTAGGTTTAGTAAAGAAGAAAGCAGTAATTCTTGCAGTGGCAAGCGGAATAGGTAATTCTATTATCTTAATTGGAGCAAAGACTGGACGTGATGGGATAGGTGGAGCTGCTTTTGCCTCAGTACAACTTACCGAACAATCAGATAAGGATCGACCAGCTGTTCAAATAGGAGACCCTTTTGCTGGTAAATTATTACTTGAAGCATGTCTGGAATTAGCACAATTCCAAGAAGTTATTGGTTTGCAGGATTGCGGTGCAGCCGGTTTAGCTAGTTCTCTAAGTGAAATGGCTGCCAGAGGAGAAAGTGGAGTTGAGGTTGAGTTGTCAAATGTTCCGCAAAGAGAAGCTAATATGAGTCCTTCTGAAATCATATTATCTGAATCACAGGAAAGAATGATAGTAGTAGTAAAAAAGGGAAAAGAAGAAAGGGTTTTATCAACCTTAAAACGATGGGATTTAGATTCAGCTATTATTGGACAAGTCACTGATGATCAGAAATTTACCATTAAAGATAATAAACAAGTTGTAGCATGTATTCCCATTCACTCACTGGTAGAAGGAGCCCCTACTTTCAGAAGAAAAATAAAAAAACCACAATGGCTGGAAAGAATAAATTACATTAATTGGAAAAAAATTAAAGAATTTGATCATTATAATGAAATCTTGCTTGATATGCTAATTTCTCCTAATTTATCAAGCAAGGAAGAAATTTATCAACAGTATGACTATCAGGTTCAAACTAATACTATTATCCCACCTGGAGATGATGCTGCAGTTTTAAGGATTAAAGGAAGCAAGAAAGCCCTTGCTTTAACTACTGAAGGTAATGGCAGATATTGTTTCCTTGATCCATTGCAAGGAGCAAGAATTGCAGTAGCTGAAGCAGCCAGAAATTTATCCTGTAAAGGTGCGTTACCAAGGGCTATTACTGATTGTCTTAATTTTGGAGCACCGGAGAATAGCGATAGTTACTGGCAACTAGTACAGGCGATAAGAGGTTTGTCGGAAGCCTGTCGATTTTTTGAAATCCCGATAATCAGTGGTAATGTTAGTCTGTATAATGAAAATGAAGGCAAGCCAATATATCCCACACCTGTTATTGGCATGGTTGGGATAATTGATGATTACCGGTGTATTTGTACTTTAGATTTTAAAAAGGAAAATGATTTGATTTTTCTGCTTGGTGAAAATTTAGAGGAATTAGGAGGGAGTGAGTATCTGAAAATTGCGCATAAACTAATATGCGGTAAGCCTCCTGTTCTTGATTTTAGAAAGGAGAAAAAAATACAATCATTCTGTCGAAAAGTGATTGAAAAAGGAATTATTTCTTCAGCACACGATTGTTCCTTGGGAGGGATAGCCATTGCTTTAGCTGAATCATGCCTGAAAAGCAGTCTGGGAGCAGAGGTAGAACTAAAATCTGATATTCGTTCTGATTGCTGTTTATTTGGGGAAACACAATCCCGCATAATAGTCAGTATTGATCCCTCTAATATTGATAACTTTATTAAGATAGCCCGAAGTGATAAGATACCATTTCAAAGAATTGGAATGGTCAAGGGAAATCATTTAAAAATTAATCAATGGGTTAATTTACCATTAGAGGAACTGGAAAAATCATGGCGGTGTAAAGGCAATTAAATTGAAGTGATGTTAGGATATAGTATGTAAATCAGGAAAGGAGCCTATAATGAATAAGAGCAGTATTGACCGTCAGGAAATGAATTTAAAGAGAATTCTGGAAGAGAATAATCTTACCGAAAGAGAATATCAGGAAATTGTTAAGACTTTAAAGAGAGAACCAAATGATATAGAATTAGGACTTTATTCTGCAATGTGGTCTGAACATTGTAGTTATAAAAGCTCCAAACCGGTATTAAGGCATTTCCCTACTCGGGCGGAATGGGTTTTATTTGGACCTGGAGAAAATGCTGGAGCTATTGATATAGGAGAGGGGATAGCTATGGTAATGAAAATTGAAAGCCATAATCATCCTTCAGCAGTTGAGCCTTTTCATGGAGCCGCTACCGGTGTAGGAGGAGTGGTTAGGGACATTCTAGCTATGGGAGCCAGGCCTGTTGCCATATTAGGTTCTCTCCGATTTGGTAATTGGGAAGATTCCCATACAAGATATTTAGTTAAAGAAGTAGCAAAAGGCCTGTCATTTTATGGTAATAACATTACAGTGCCGGTCATTGGCGGGGAGACCTATTTTTCGAATAGTTATCAGGAAAATCCTCTGGTAAATGCAATGTGTGTGGGTTTAGTAAAAAAAGAAGATATTGTGGTTGCGATAGCCAGGGAGATTGGTAGTATCGTAATTTTGGCAGGAGAAAAGACCGGAAGGGATGGGGTAGGTAGTGCCAGTTTTGCTTCACAAGAGCTATCAGAAGTAGACCAGGAGATAAAACACCCACCTATTCCACAGGGCAATCCCTATTTAGAAAAAAAGATAATTGAAGCCTGTCTGGAAATGGTAAATGAAGACTTGCTATTAGGAATGCAAGACTTGGGAGCTGCTGGTTTGGTGAGCTCCAGCTGTGAAATGGCCAGTAAAGGAAATTGTGGGATTGAATTAGATCTTTCTTTAGTACCAAAAAAGGAAGATGATATCACTCCCAGGGAAATATTGCTCTCTGAAACCCAGGAGAGAATGTTATTAATTGCCAAAAGGGATAATCAGGAAGAGATTGGCAAAATATTTGATAAATGGGGTATAGAGTATACTGTTATTGGAAAAGTAATCCCAGATGGTTTATTGCGTTTAAAAGAGGGAGAAAAGATAGTTGCAGAAGTACCGGCAAAATCTTTAGCGGAGGGAGTTCCTGTTCGTAATTACCAGGGTAAATTTCCTGTAGAAATAAAAGAGAGACAGAGGTTAGATTTAGAAAAAATTCTACAACCTAAGAATTACAACCAGGCTTTGTTAAGCCTGTTATCCTCTATAAACATTTGTAGTAAAATCGGAATTTATAATGATTTTAATCAAATAAGCTCTGCTGGTACTGAGGTTATCTTATTTCCTGGAGATGATGCTGGAGTTATCAAAATTGAAGGAAGCAAAAAAGCAATTGCTTTTACTGCTGATGGTAATGGAAGGTATTGTTATTTAGATCCATTTGTAGGTGGAGAGATTGCAGTTGCTGAGGCAGCACGCAATCTATCCTGCAAAGGTGCCCGTCCCTTAGCCATAACTGATAATCTTAATTTTGGGAATCCGGAAAAAGAAGAGATATTCTGGCAGTTAGAAAAATCAGTTAAAGGGATAAGCAAGGCTGCTCAGGAAATGGGAATACCCGTTATCAGTGGCAATGTAAGTTTAAATAATGAAAGTAATGGCGAGGCTATTTACCCTACTCCTATCATTGGAATGGCTGGAATTATTGATAATTTTGATCAGGTTTGTACCATGTCGTTTAAGAATGATGGTGATTTAATTGTCCTGATAGGTGAAAACAAAGAAGAACTGGGAGGAAGCGAATATTTAAAGGTCTTTTATAATATAGAACAAGGTCTGCCTCCCCAAATTAATTTAAAACTGGAGAAATCAGTTCAAAATACCTGCCGGGAAAGTATTGCTCTGGGAATATTGTCTTCTGCTCATGATTGTTCTGATGGAGGGCTAATAACGGCATTAGCAGAATGCTGTGTTGCCGGGAAAAAAGGAATAAAAGTTGAGAAAAAGGCTAAAACCAGAAATGATGCGCTACTTTTTGGTGAATCTCAATCTTGTATTATTGTTTCCCTTCCACAGAAAAATTTAGCTTTACTAGAGGATATTGCTCTTAAATATCAGGCACCTTTAGAGATATTAGGACAGGTGGAAGGAGATAGTTTAAGGTTTGGTAATTTAGTTAATTTAAAGATAGAGCAAATTATAAAAGCCTGGGAGAGGAATTTTAATAATGCATGAAGAGTGTGGCGTTTTTGGTATTTACCATAAAAATCTGAAGAGCAATATAGCTCAATTAAGCTATTTAGGACTCTTTGCTCTTCAACATAGAGGACAGGAGAGTGCCGGTATCGCTGTCAGTAATGGTAAGAATA
This window encodes:
- the purC gene encoding phosphoribosylaminoimidazolesuccinocarboxamide synthase — its product is MGSVKDLVVLKTPTRECPGLGRFIFSDRYSVFDWGEMPDHIDQKGVALCITAAYFFEKIKKEGIMTHYLGMVENEQVKSLAEIKQPINTLETKLYRILKPQLTDEKAYDYQVYQQEKGNFLIPLEIIYRNTLPAGSSIFKRLKEGELRLEDLGLDRIPKEGIELRKPYLDISTKLEATDRYISWQEAQEITKVPHRKIAEINSITLRINKMISKEVQKISLKNEDGKFEFALDNEQNVVLVDVVGTMDECRFTYRGMPVSKEIIRLYYRQSDWYQDVVKAKEKDPANWKKYVKQKPQPLPSKLKLFLSILYCAFANEITGKKWFKDIPRLPDALQEIYDFIKNSIN
- the purS gene encoding phosphoribosylformylglycinamidine synthase subunit PurS codes for the protein MCWYVRIHIKLKKDVLDAQGKATYKALLALGFHNVQDVRIGKLIELQIENNSRTEVEIQVKDMCQRLLANPVIEDYVYTIEEY
- the purQ gene encoding phosphoribosylformylglycinamidine synthase subunit PurQ, producing MKFGVVQFPGSNCDYDCYYSLKYILKVPTGLLWHKETNITGYDCIVLPGGFSYGDYLRVGAIARYAPVMRSILDFAREGGLVIGICNGFQILTEARLLPGSLIRNNCLHFTCKWQYIRVENINTPVTNLCQKEQVLKIPIAHGEGCYYADQNTIDEIEANNQVLFRYCSNQGKITQEANPNGSLYNIAGICNKGRNIFGLMPHPERCMEDCLGSIDGRLIFKSVINYLRMDIFPLNNCGNRSTHLCQS
- the purL gene encoding phosphoribosylformylglycinamidine synthase subunit PurL — translated: MPKLKQNKIWQKWSLTIDEYQLICQALGREPNELEMGIFAVMWSEHCSYKSTKALLKKLPSKAPWVIQGPGENAGIIDIGEEILVVMKMESHNHPSAVEPFQGAATGVGGILRDIFTMGARPIALLDSLRFGDFQKDLTQYLYNGVIGGISFYGNCIGVPTVGGETVFSESYQGNILVNVMCVGLVKKKAVILAVASGIGNSIILIGAKTGRDGIGGAAFASVQLTEQSDKDRPAVQIGDPFAGKLLLEACLELAQFQEVIGLQDCGAAGLASSLSEMAARGESGVEVELSNVPQREANMSPSEIILSESQERMIVVVKKGKEERVLSTLKRWDLDSAIIGQVTDDQKFTIKDNKQVVACIPIHSLVEGAPTFRRKIKKPQWLERINYINWKKIKEFDHYNEILLDMLISPNLSSKEEIYQQYDYQVQTNTIIPPGDDAAVLRIKGSKKALALTTEGNGRYCFLDPLQGARIAVAEAARNLSCKGALPRAITDCLNFGAPENSDSYWQLVQAIRGLSEACRFFEIPIISGNVSLYNENEGKPIYPTPVIGMVGIIDDYRCICTLDFKKENDLIFLLGENLEELGGSEYLKIAHKLICGKPPVLDFRKEKKIQSFCRKVIEKGIISSAHDCSLGGIAIALAESCLKSSLGAEVELKSDIRSDCCLFGETQSRIIVSIDPSNIDNFIKIARSDKIPFQRIGMVKGNHLKINQWVNLPLEELEKSWRCKGN
- the purL gene encoding phosphoribosylformylglycinamidine synthase subunit PurL — protein: MNKSSIDRQEMNLKRILEENNLTEREYQEIVKTLKREPNDIELGLYSAMWSEHCSYKSSKPVLRHFPTRAEWVLFGPGENAGAIDIGEGIAMVMKIESHNHPSAVEPFHGAATGVGGVVRDILAMGARPVAILGSLRFGNWEDSHTRYLVKEVAKGLSFYGNNITVPVIGGETYFSNSYQENPLVNAMCVGLVKKEDIVVAIAREIGSIVILAGEKTGRDGVGSASFASQELSEVDQEIKHPPIPQGNPYLEKKIIEACLEMVNEDLLLGMQDLGAAGLVSSSCEMASKGNCGIELDLSLVPKKEDDITPREILLSETQERMLLIAKRDNQEEIGKIFDKWGIEYTVIGKVIPDGLLRLKEGEKIVAEVPAKSLAEGVPVRNYQGKFPVEIKERQRLDLEKILQPKNYNQALLSLLSSINICSKIGIYNDFNQISSAGTEVILFPGDDAGVIKIEGSKKAIAFTADGNGRYCYLDPFVGGEIAVAEAARNLSCKGARPLAITDNLNFGNPEKEEIFWQLEKSVKGISKAAQEMGIPVISGNVSLNNESNGEAIYPTPIIGMAGIIDNFDQVCTMSFKNDGDLIVLIGENKEELGGSEYLKVFYNIEQGLPPQINLKLEKSVQNTCRESIALGILSSAHDCSDGGLITALAECCVAGKKGIKVEKKAKTRNDALLFGESQSCIIVSLPQKNLALLEDIALKYQAPLEILGQVEGDSLRFGNLVNLKIEQIIKAWERNFNNA